One Microbacterium marinum genomic window carries:
- a CDS encoding HAD-IIB family hydrolase — protein MTSPRLVAFDLDDTLAPSKSAIDPRIGDLLLQLAERVEVAIISGGQLQQFRTQVVERLPRTDAAILSHFHLMPTCGTQYYRLTPDGVDTVYAHSLTDDEKSRALAAVEEEARRLGLWESTTWGDILEDRGSQITFSALGQSAPLEAKTAWDPTGEKKNALRDAVAARIPDLEVRSGGSTSVDITHRGIDKAYGMRRLAEQTGVPLEDMLFVGDRLDEHGNDYPVLALGVECHAVEGWQDTAAFLEQLVPTLAAR, from the coding sequence ATGACCTCTCCTCGACTCGTCGCGTTCGACCTCGACGACACGCTCGCGCCGTCCAAAAGCGCGATCGATCCGCGCATCGGCGATCTGCTCCTGCAGCTCGCCGAACGGGTCGAGGTCGCGATCATCTCGGGCGGTCAGCTCCAGCAGTTCCGCACGCAGGTCGTCGAGCGTCTCCCCCGCACGGATGCCGCGATCCTGTCGCACTTCCACCTCATGCCGACGTGCGGCACGCAGTACTACCGGCTGACGCCCGACGGTGTCGACACGGTCTACGCCCACTCGCTCACCGACGATGAGAAGTCGCGTGCGCTGGCGGCCGTCGAGGAGGAGGCACGCCGCCTCGGCCTCTGGGAGAGCACGACGTGGGGCGACATCCTCGAGGACCGCGGCTCTCAGATCACGTTCTCGGCCCTCGGCCAGTCGGCCCCGCTCGAGGCGAAGACGGCCTGGGACCCGACCGGTGAGAAGAAGAACGCGCTGCGCGACGCGGTCGCCGCTCGGATCCCCGACCTCGAGGTCCGCTCCGGCGGATCGACGTCCGTCGACATCACGCACCGCGGCATCGACAAGGCGTACGGCATGCGCCGGCTCGCCGAGCAGACCGGCGTCCCGCTGGAGGACATGCTCTTCGTCGGGGACCGCCTCGACGAGCACGGCAATGACTACCCGGTGCTCGCGCTCGGCGTCGAGTGCCACGCGGTGGAGGGCTGGCAGGACACCGCCGCCTTCCTCGAGCAGCTCGTCCCCACCCTCGCCGCCCGCTGA
- a CDS encoding metallophosphoesterase — translation MTPLRTALTSLGAVGAVGAAAALWGVGIERYLFTLRRHEIAVLPPGSPSVTLLHLSDAHMAPWQGRKQRWIADLAESVQPDLVVNTGDNLGHERGLDGIRNAFAPLRGVPGLFVHGSNDVVAPSGRNPLRYFSGPSSHSKTAGRLDTEALDAYLTEDVGWTALHNTAASLSVAGLRIDAMGVDDAHRDWDDLDAAVDAQSALPDRDAPRLLLGVTHAPYRRVLDRFTAAGADVLLGGHTHGGQVRIPFSPKALVANCDIPLDQARGLSEWSASGRTVPLNVSAGLGHSIYAPVRFACRPEASAITLRAVPDSSERPPRG, via the coding sequence GTGACGCCGCTACGGACCGCCCTCACCTCGCTCGGCGCGGTGGGGGCGGTCGGCGCCGCCGCCGCCCTGTGGGGTGTGGGGATCGAGCGCTACCTGTTCACCCTGCGTCGGCACGAGATCGCGGTGCTCCCTCCCGGGTCACCCTCCGTGACGCTCCTCCACCTGTCCGATGCCCACATGGCGCCGTGGCAGGGGCGCAAGCAGCGCTGGATCGCCGACCTCGCCGAGTCTGTGCAGCCCGATCTGGTCGTCAACACGGGCGACAATCTCGGCCATGAGCGTGGACTCGACGGCATCCGCAACGCCTTCGCACCGCTGCGTGGCGTACCGGGCCTGTTCGTCCACGGATCGAACGATGTCGTCGCCCCGAGCGGGCGCAACCCGCTGCGGTACTTCAGCGGGCCCTCGTCGCACTCGAAGACGGCGGGTCGCCTCGACACCGAGGCCCTGGACGCCTACCTGACCGAGGACGTCGGCTGGACCGCGTTGCACAACACCGCGGCATCCCTCTCGGTCGCCGGTCTGCGCATCGACGCGATGGGCGTCGACGATGCCCATCGCGACTGGGACGATCTCGACGCCGCCGTGGATGCCCAGTCGGCGCTGCCCGACAGGGACGCGCCACGGCTCCTGCTGGGCGTCACCCACGCCCCGTACCGGCGCGTACTCGACCGCTTCACGGCTGCCGGCGCCGACGTGCTGCTGGGTGGTCACACCCACGGCGGGCAGGTTCGGATTCCGTTCTCGCCGAAGGCGCTGGTCGCCAACTGCGACATCCCCCTCGATCAGGCGCGCGGCCTGAGCGAGTGGTCGGCGTCCGGGCGGACCGTGCCGCTCAATGTGAGCGCCGGGCTCGGACACTCGATCTACGCGCCGGTGCGCTTCGCGTGTCGACCCGAGGCGTCGGCGATCACGCTGCGCGCCGTGCCCGATTCGTCGGAGAGGCCTCCGAGAGGGTAG
- the sigJ gene encoding RNA polymerase sigma factor SigJ: MSDLFADADVDAHRDVLRGAAFRMLGTLADADDAVQEAYVRWFRQDEGTRAAVVSPGAWLMRAVGRICLDMLGSARASRETYVGEWLPEPLPAPDAAASDPLERAIRDDSLSVALLRVMESLTPAERVVFVLHEVFTLPFADIADVVGRSTAACRQLAASARRHLGQRRSPVDRRRHDEVVAAFAAASVTGDLDALVRALDPDVVLVSDGGGIVSAARRPVRGADAVARFLLGLALKQPDARYEPVQTGDGLGFAIRAAGETLALVTFATDDARVTDVWIMRNPQKLGSWA, from the coding sequence GTGTCGGACCTGTTCGCGGACGCCGACGTCGACGCGCACCGCGACGTGCTCCGCGGGGCCGCGTTCCGCATGCTGGGAACGCTCGCCGATGCGGATGACGCGGTTCAAGAGGCCTACGTGCGGTGGTTCCGCCAGGACGAGGGCACGCGTGCCGCGGTGGTCTCGCCGGGGGCGTGGCTGATGCGGGCGGTGGGGCGGATCTGCCTCGACATGCTCGGCTCGGCGCGTGCCAGTCGGGAGACCTACGTGGGGGAGTGGCTCCCCGAGCCGTTGCCGGCGCCGGATGCCGCGGCATCCGATCCGCTCGAGCGGGCGATTCGCGACGACTCGCTCTCCGTCGCGCTGCTGCGCGTGATGGAGTCGCTCACCCCCGCTGAACGCGTGGTCTTCGTCCTGCATGAGGTCTTCACCCTGCCCTTCGCCGACATCGCGGACGTCGTCGGACGCTCCACTGCGGCCTGCCGGCAGCTCGCGGCATCTGCGCGTCGCCATCTCGGGCAGAGGCGTTCCCCGGTCGACCGGCGTCGTCATGACGAGGTGGTGGCCGCGTTCGCCGCGGCATCCGTGACGGGAGACCTCGACGCCCTCGTGCGTGCCCTCGATCCGGATGTCGTCCTCGTCTCGGACGGCGGCGGGATCGTGTCGGCGGCCCGCCGCCCGGTGCGCGGCGCCGACGCCGTCGCGCGGTTCCTCCTGGGACTGGCCCTCAAGCAGCCCGACGCCCGGTACGAGCCGGTGCAGACGGGGGACGGCCTCGGTTTCGCGATTCGTGCAGCGGGGGAGACCCTCGCGCTGGTGACGTTCGCGACGGACGACGCACGGGTGACCGACGTCTGGATCATGCGCAACCCGCAGAAGCTCGGATCGTGGGCGTGA
- a CDS encoding aspartate-semialdehyde dehydrogenase, producing MTVISESGISVAVVGATGQVGTVMREILLERAFPIGSLRLFATARSAGSVVEFDGHEIVVEDVATADPTGVDIALFSAGATGSRAHAPRFAEAGAVVIDNSSAWRMDPEVPLVVSEVNPHAIEDLPKGIIANPNCTTMAAMPVLKPLHAESGLVRLTVSTYQAVSGSGLAGAQELLGQVESAVAQGTAIDLVHDGGAVEFPAPEKYVAPIAFDVIPFAGNLVEDGDGETDEEKKLRNESRKILELPDLRVAGTCVRVPVFTGHSLTLHAEFTRDLTPERAREILSAAPGVELVDVPTPLQAAGADPSFVGRIRTDQSAPEGKGLVLFVSNDNLRKGAALNAVQIAELVASRIAARV from the coding sequence ATGACCGTCATCTCCGAATCCGGAATCTCCGTCGCCGTCGTCGGCGCCACCGGTCAGGTCGGCACCGTCATGCGCGAGATCCTCCTCGAGCGCGCCTTCCCGATCGGTTCGCTGCGTCTGTTCGCCACGGCGCGCTCCGCCGGCTCGGTCGTCGAGTTCGACGGGCACGAGATCGTCGTCGAGGATGTCGCGACGGCCGACCCGACGGGCGTGGACATCGCGCTGTTCTCGGCGGGCGCCACCGGTTCGCGTGCGCACGCCCCGCGCTTCGCCGAGGCGGGCGCCGTGGTCATCGACAACTCGAGCGCCTGGCGCATGGACCCCGAGGTCCCGCTGGTGGTGAGCGAGGTCAACCCGCACGCCATCGAGGACCTCCCCAAGGGGATCATCGCCAACCCGAACTGCACCACGATGGCCGCCATGCCGGTCCTGAAGCCGCTGCACGCCGAGTCGGGGCTCGTCCGCCTCACGGTGAGCACCTATCAGGCGGTGTCCGGATCAGGGCTCGCCGGTGCACAGGAGCTGCTTGGTCAGGTCGAGTCCGCCGTCGCGCAGGGCACCGCGATCGACCTCGTGCACGATGGCGGCGCCGTCGAATTCCCCGCACCCGAGAAGTACGTGGCGCCCATCGCCTTCGATGTCATCCCCTTCGCGGGCAACCTCGTCGAGGATGGCGACGGCGAGACGGACGAGGAGAAGAAGCTCCGCAATGAGAGCCGCAAGATCCTCGAGCTGCCCGATCTCCGCGTCGCAGGAACCTGCGTCCGCGTGCCGGTCTTCACCGGGCACTCGCTGACGCTCCACGCCGAATTCACCCGCGACCTCACGCCCGAGCGTGCGCGGGAGATCCTCTCGGCGGCGCCCGGGGTCGAGCTCGTCGACGTCCCGACGCCGCTGCAGGCCGCCGGCGCCGACCCGAGCTTCGTCGGACGCATCCGCACCGACCAGTCGGCGCCCGAGGGCAAGGGTCTCGTGCTGTTCGTCAGCAACGACAACCTCCGCAAGGGTGCCGCGCTGAACGCGGTGCAGATCGCCGAGCTCGTCGCCTCCCGCATCGCCGCGCGCGTCTGA
- a CDS encoding transglycosylase domain-containing protein — protein MPHSKRTATGVLGGVLGLVGLSTVAGVLVTATVTPAIAVSGYAATSAIEMFENMPSFLKIEKLMLPTEIYSKNASGDWQLMTEFYDQNRIPVTFDQVNPVVYDAILSSEDKNFYSHGGIDLIGTVSALVGNASSGSNRGGSSITQQYVKNVLQQNCEAKATSAEEVTACYEESTVNSGTAGYERKLQEMRYAIQLEKEYSKDEILIGYLNIAHFGGSVYGIGAAAEYYFGTTVDKLNIRQSAALAGMVVEPNTLRIDRPKGSTTNKAGEAINSKADGYSLTKSRQLYVLKRMLADGKITQEEYDGTSAGAIEPKITPRPSGCAQAKGNEFFCDYVVSEIKSDPAFGETPEERTAALRRGGLKIYTTLDAKLQSAARDAISIVPASRDDMNLGSSGIQVEVGTGRVLSMVQNRPYSNDADNKTTTQVNYNVRAQDGGGVGHSAGSTYKVFSLINWLQEGHSVNENVNGRVGVKNVQTCDGATREQPADNSGVPGHIGNFEGNSGYNGTVYQFTKDSLNSGFLAMAEKISICSTNRVAMDLGVMRGDGTPLDNENVPYDVLGSGNVAPIDMAQVYAAIAGDGILCQSKAIDKVVNADGSDHAVPEAKCERAMSSGVAATAAYALQAVMEGSGTGSGARTYDGVPILGKTGIHQFEHTWMDGASTEVATVVWVGNVEGNAKLNGRYENGWQLSRIRNSIWPAMQRAANAEYGGQAFPEPDKELTRRTYVNLPSVIGMTVDEATSRLRGAGFSVTVGDAVDATEAEGTIVEQSPGAGRVVSGTTVTIRPSNGQGATVPGVGGTPQQAAAALRAAGFSNLRAECSDAEGAPKEGVVTGTEPAAGETVSKGDTITVEYQSPDCDGSGDDEEDSGPGNGNGPGNGNGNSP, from the coding sequence ATGCCCCACTCGAAACGGACGGCCACCGGTGTGCTCGGAGGCGTGCTCGGCCTCGTCGGACTCAGCACCGTCGCCGGTGTCCTCGTCACGGCCACGGTCACCCCTGCGATCGCCGTCTCCGGCTACGCGGCCACGAGCGCCATCGAGATGTTCGAGAACATGCCGAGCTTCTTGAAGATCGAGAAGCTCATGCTTCCCACCGAGATCTACTCGAAGAACGCCAGCGGCGACTGGCAGCTGATGACCGAGTTCTACGACCAGAACCGCATCCCTGTCACCTTCGACCAGGTGAACCCCGTCGTCTACGACGCGATCCTCTCCAGCGAGGACAAGAACTTCTACTCCCACGGCGGTATCGACCTGATCGGCACGGTCAGCGCCCTGGTCGGCAACGCCAGCTCGGGCTCCAACCGCGGTGGCTCCTCGATCACCCAGCAGTACGTCAAGAACGTGCTGCAGCAGAACTGCGAGGCGAAAGCCACCTCCGCCGAAGAGGTCACCGCCTGCTACGAGGAGTCGACCGTCAACTCGGGCACGGCGGGCTACGAGCGCAAGCTCCAGGAGATGCGCTACGCGATCCAGCTCGAAAAGGAGTACTCGAAGGACGAGATCCTCATCGGGTATCTCAACATCGCGCACTTCGGCGGATCGGTCTACGGCATCGGCGCCGCCGCTGAGTACTACTTCGGCACGACCGTGGACAAGCTCAACATCCGTCAGTCGGCCGCCCTTGCGGGCATGGTCGTCGAACCGAACACCCTCCGGATCGACCGCCCGAAGGGCTCGACGACCAATAAGGCCGGCGAAGCCATCAACAGCAAGGCAGATGGCTACTCGCTGACCAAGAGCCGCCAACTGTACGTGCTCAAGCGCATGCTGGCCGACGGCAAGATCACCCAGGAAGAGTACGACGGGACCAGCGCCGGCGCGATCGAGCCGAAGATCACCCCGCGTCCGAGCGGTTGCGCGCAGGCGAAGGGCAACGAGTTCTTCTGCGACTACGTCGTCTCCGAGATCAAGAGCGACCCTGCGTTCGGCGAGACGCCCGAGGAGCGCACCGCCGCCCTCCGGCGCGGCGGACTGAAGATCTACACCACGCTCGACGCGAAGCTGCAGTCTGCAGCTCGCGACGCGATCTCCATCGTCCCCGCCTCGCGCGACGACATGAACCTCGGGTCCTCCGGCATCCAGGTCGAGGTGGGCACTGGACGCGTGCTGTCCATGGTCCAGAACCGGCCGTACTCCAACGACGCAGACAACAAGACCACGACCCAGGTCAACTACAACGTGCGCGCCCAGGACGGCGGTGGTGTCGGCCACTCGGCGGGGTCGACCTACAAGGTCTTCAGCCTCATCAACTGGCTCCAGGAGGGTCATTCGGTCAACGAGAACGTCAACGGCCGCGTCGGCGTGAAGAACGTCCAGACGTGCGACGGCGCGACCCGAGAGCAGCCCGCCGACAACAGCGGCGTGCCGGGTCACATCGGCAACTTCGAGGGGAACTCCGGCTACAACGGCACGGTCTACCAGTTCACGAAGGACTCGCTGAACTCGGGCTTCCTCGCCATGGCCGAGAAGATCTCCATCTGCAGCACCAACCGCGTCGCGATGGACCTCGGCGTGATGCGCGGAGACGGAACCCCGCTCGACAACGAGAACGTCCCCTACGACGTCCTCGGCTCGGGCAACGTCGCGCCGATCGACATGGCCCAGGTCTACGCCGCGATCGCCGGCGACGGCATCCTCTGCCAGTCGAAGGCCATCGACAAGGTCGTCAACGCGGACGGCAGCGATCATGCCGTTCCCGAAGCGAAGTGCGAGCGCGCGATGAGCAGCGGTGTCGCCGCGACCGCTGCCTATGCACTGCAGGCCGTCATGGAGGGCAGTGGCACCGGCTCCGGTGCCCGCACCTACGACGGCGTGCCGATCCTCGGCAAGACGGGTATCCACCAGTTCGAGCACACCTGGATGGACGGCGCGAGCACCGAGGTCGCGACCGTGGTCTGGGTCGGCAACGTCGAGGGCAACGCGAAGCTGAACGGTCGTTACGAGAACGGATGGCAGCTCTCGCGTATCCGCAACTCGATCTGGCCGGCGATGCAGCGCGCCGCCAACGCCGAGTACGGCGGGCAGGCCTTCCCCGAGCCCGACAAGGAGCTCACCAGGCGCACATACGTCAATCTGCCGAGCGTCATCGGAATGACCGTCGACGAGGCGACGAGTCGACTCCGGGGAGCGGGCTTCAGCGTCACCGTCGGCGACGCGGTCGACGCCACCGAGGCCGAGGGCACGATCGTCGAGCAGTCGCCGGGGGCTGGCCGCGTCGTCTCGGGCACGACCGTCACGATACGGCCCAGCAACGGTCAGGGCGCAACTGTTCCCGGCGTCGGCGGGACGCCCCAGCAGGCCGCGGCCGCGCTGCGAGCCGCCGGATTCTCGAACCTGCGCGCGGAATGTTCGGACGCCGAGGGCGCGCCCAAGGAGGGCGTCGTCACGGGGACCGAACCCGCCGCCGGGGAGACGGTCTCCAAGGGTGACACCATCACCGTCGAGTACCAGTCACCCGACTGCGATGGCAGCGGAGACGATGAAGAGGACTCCGGACCCGGCAACGGGAACGGCCCCGGCAACGGGAACGGCAACAGCCCGTGA
- a CDS encoding aspartate kinase: MALIVQKYGGSSVADAESIRRVAKRIVDARRKGDDVVVAVSAMGDTTDELLDLASQVSPIPAPRELDMLLSSGERISMALLAMAINSMGFEARSFTGSQAGMITDSSHGAARIVDVTPVRVREALDEGAIVIVAGFQGFSRDTRDITTLGRGGSDTTAVALAAALNADVCEIYSDVDGIFTADPRVVPNARKLTTVTAEEMLELAANGAKVLYIRAVEYARRHGVMIHARSTFSSGVGTYVLGAGMTAPDHQEGEEMEEPIVTGVATDLSQAKITVVGVPDVPGKAADIFKIVAKSGANVDMIVQNVSAAATGRTDISFTLPKAEASTALRALAGEQTEVGFDKLVHDDQIGKLSVVGAGMRTHSGVSATLFEALSTTGVNIEMISTSEIRISVVVRGDDLAGAARVVHAAYGLDGDTEAVVYAGTGR; the protein is encoded by the coding sequence ATGGCTTTGATCGTCCAGAAGTACGGTGGCTCGTCTGTCGCCGACGCTGAGAGCATTCGGCGCGTGGCTAAGCGCATCGTCGACGCGCGCCGCAAGGGCGATGACGTCGTCGTCGCCGTCAGCGCGATGGGCGACACCACCGACGAGCTCCTCGATCTCGCATCGCAGGTCTCACCGATCCCCGCGCCCCGCGAACTGGACATGCTGCTCTCCAGCGGCGAGCGCATCTCGATGGCGCTGCTGGCGATGGCGATCAACTCGATGGGGTTCGAGGCGCGCTCGTTCACGGGCAGCCAGGCCGGCATGATCACCGACAGCTCCCACGGTGCTGCGCGCATCGTCGACGTCACCCCGGTCCGGGTGCGCGAGGCGCTCGACGAGGGCGCCATCGTGATCGTCGCCGGCTTCCAGGGGTTCAGCCGTGACACCCGCGACATCACCACCCTGGGCCGCGGCGGCTCCGACACGACGGCCGTCGCGCTCGCCGCTGCCCTCAACGCCGATGTGTGCGAGATCTACAGCGACGTCGACGGCATCTTCACCGCCGACCCGCGCGTCGTCCCGAACGCCCGCAAGCTCACCACCGTCACCGCTGAGGAGATGCTCGAGCTCGCCGCCAACGGCGCGAAGGTGCTGTACATCCGCGCGGTCGAGTACGCCCGCCGTCACGGCGTCATGATCCACGCCCGTTCGACGTTCAGTTCGGGTGTCGGCACGTACGTCCTCGGGGCCGGGATGACCGCGCCCGACCACCAAGAGGGAGAAGAGATGGAAGAGCCCATCGTCACGGGGGTCGCCACCGACCTCAGCCAGGCGAAGATCACCGTCGTCGGCGTTCCCGACGTGCCCGGCAAGGCTGCCGACATCTTCAAGATCGTGGCGAAGTCGGGTGCCAACGTCGACATGATCGTCCAGAACGTGTCCGCCGCTGCGACCGGCCGCACCGACATCTCCTTCACCCTGCCCAAGGCGGAAGCATCGACCGCGCTGCGTGCGCTGGCCGGCGAGCAGACCGAGGTGGGCTTCGACAAGCTCGTCCACGACGACCAGATCGGCAAGCTGTCGGTCGTCGGCGCCGGGATGCGGACCCACTCGGGTGTCTCCGCGACCCTGTTCGAGGCGCTGTCGACGACGGGCGTGAACATCGAGATGATCTCGACGTCGGAGATCCGCATCTCGGTCGTCGTCCGCGGCGACGACCTCGCGGGAGCGGCGCGCGTGGTGCACGCCGCGTACGGACTCGACGGCGACACCGAGGCGGTCGTGTACGCGGGTACCGGCCGCTGA
- a CDS encoding thymidine kinase: protein MAKLYFRYGAMNSGKSTALLQAAYNYEERGQRILLAKPEIDTKGADQISSRLGVERTVDFLIRPEDDVRALFAEHRRRVQEAGADALIPDTGADVACLLVDEAQFLTAEQVDDLLRISVEDGIPVLAYGIRTDFQTRAFPGSARLMELAHSLEELKTICRCGSKALFNARLVGGRFVFDGDQVAIDELSADRVTYESMCARCYLRESAGRLR, encoded by the coding sequence ATGGCGAAGCTGTACTTCCGCTACGGCGCGATGAACTCGGGGAAGTCGACCGCGCTCCTGCAGGCGGCGTACAACTACGAGGAGCGCGGTCAGCGCATCCTGCTCGCCAAGCCCGAGATCGATACCAAGGGTGCCGACCAGATCTCCAGTCGGCTCGGCGTCGAGCGGACGGTCGACTTCCTCATCCGTCCCGAGGATGACGTGCGGGCGCTCTTCGCCGAGCATCGCCGCCGTGTGCAGGAGGCGGGCGCCGACGCCCTCATCCCCGACACGGGCGCCGACGTGGCGTGCCTCCTGGTCGACGAGGCGCAGTTCCTCACCGCGGAGCAGGTCGATGACCTCCTGCGAATCAGTGTCGAGGACGGCATCCCGGTGCTCGCCTACGGCATCCGGACCGACTTCCAGACGAGGGCCTTTCCCGGTTCCGCGCGGCTGATGGAGCTCGCGCACAGCCTCGAAGAGCTCAAGACGATCTGCCGCTGCGGCAGCAAGGCGTTGTTCAACGCCCGCCTGGTCGGAGGCCGCTTCGTCTTCGACGGCGACCAGGTCGCGATCGACGAGCTGTCGGCGGACCGCGTCACCTACGAGTCGATGTGCGCCCGGTGCTATCTGCGGGAGTCTGCGGGCCGCTTGCGCTGA
- a CDS encoding SDR family oxidoreductase has translation MRIAVAGGTGTVGRHIVAEARRRGHDAVVIARSTGVDVLTGAGVDAALAGVDTLIDAVSVGTMKAAESSAFFRVAAGRLLEGAGRAGISHAVLLSIVGIDRNPHGYYAGKVAQEEAYPQHDTPWSIVRATQFHEFAPQVAAQAAFGPIQLAPRARTMPIAAATVASRLLDVAEGGAAGRTVDIAGPREEQLSDMIRAWARRTGKRGLVVPVSLPGAQMRGMRAGLALPGPEALRLGPTYAEWLADQTE, from the coding sequence ATGAGGATCGCAGTCGCAGGAGGAACCGGGACCGTCGGCCGCCACATCGTGGCCGAGGCGCGCCGACGAGGGCACGACGCCGTCGTCATCGCCCGCTCGACCGGAGTGGACGTCCTGACCGGCGCAGGAGTGGATGCCGCACTCGCGGGGGTGGACACGCTCATCGACGCCGTCAGTGTCGGCACGATGAAAGCCGCGGAATCGAGCGCCTTCTTCCGCGTCGCCGCTGGACGCCTGCTCGAGGGGGCCGGGCGCGCCGGGATATCGCACGCCGTGCTGCTGTCCATCGTGGGAATCGACCGGAACCCCCACGGCTACTACGCCGGCAAGGTCGCCCAGGAGGAGGCCTATCCGCAGCACGACACCCCGTGGTCCATCGTGCGGGCGACGCAGTTCCACGAGTTCGCGCCGCAGGTCGCCGCGCAGGCCGCGTTCGGGCCGATCCAGCTCGCCCCGCGTGCCCGCACGATGCCGATCGCCGCAGCGACCGTCGCGAGTCGACTTCTCGACGTCGCCGAGGGCGGCGCCGCAGGCAGGACGGTCGACATCGCGGGGCCGCGGGAGGAGCAGCTTTCCGACATGATCCGCGCCTGGGCGCGCCGGACCGGGAAGCGAGGACTCGTCGTGCCGGTGAGTCTTCCGGGTGCACAGATGCGCGGGATGCGCGCCGGACTCGCGCTGCCCGGGCCCGAAGCCCTCCGGCTGGGTCCGACCTACGCCGAGTGGCTCGCCGACCAGACCGAGTGA
- a CDS encoding malate:quinone oxidoreductase yields MIVTETYDAVLIGGGIMSATLGTLLKQLEPDWKIAVFERLSDVAQESSNAWNNAGTGHAALCELNYTPEGPDGTIDPTKAIGINEQFQQSRQLWSALIEQGVLDEPSTFINPTPHMTFVRGEKDVAFLKKRYEVLREQPLFAGIEYSEDSRVINQWAPLLMHKRRKGEPFAATRVPAGTDVDFGSLTRQLFAHLDEQGVAVAVNREVRNLSRQKDGTWKVSFRKTVGRTPGSVNARFVFVGAGGWAIKLLQRSGIPEIKGYGVFPIGGQWLKTSNPELVSQHKAKVYSQASVGAPPMSVPHLDTRVVDGETSLLFGPFATFSPKFLKQGRITDIVAQVRPGNLWPMLKVAIDNPGLIKYLVSELLKGHAKKVDSLRDFMPSARDEDWELLQAGQRAQVMKKDPKKGGVLQFGTEVVSSADGSIAGLLGASPGASTGASIMLGLLKTCFPDRIAGWEPTLHSLIPTYGETLNGDAAKSSQVLQQTASVLQINA; encoded by the coding sequence ATGATCGTGACTGAGACGTACGATGCCGTCCTCATCGGCGGTGGGATCATGAGCGCCACCCTGGGCACCCTCCTGAAGCAGCTCGAGCCGGATTGGAAGATCGCGGTCTTCGAGCGGCTCTCCGACGTGGCGCAGGAGTCGTCGAACGCGTGGAACAACGCGGGCACCGGTCACGCCGCGCTGTGCGAGCTCAACTACACTCCCGAGGGCCCCGACGGGACGATCGATCCCACCAAGGCGATCGGCATCAACGAGCAGTTCCAGCAGTCGCGCCAGCTGTGGTCGGCGCTCATCGAGCAGGGCGTGCTCGATGAGCCGTCGACGTTCATCAACCCGACGCCCCACATGACCTTCGTACGCGGTGAGAAGGACGTGGCCTTCCTCAAGAAGCGCTATGAAGTGCTCCGCGAGCAGCCGCTGTTCGCGGGCATCGAATACTCCGAGGACTCCCGCGTCATCAACCAGTGGGCACCGCTGCTCATGCACAAGCGCCGGAAGGGCGAGCCGTTCGCCGCGACGCGGGTGCCTGCCGGCACCGACGTCGACTTCGGCTCCCTCACCCGCCAGCTCTTCGCGCATCTCGACGAGCAGGGCGTCGCCGTCGCGGTCAACCGTGAGGTCCGAAACCTCTCCCGACAGAAGGACGGCACCTGGAAGGTGTCCTTCCGCAAGACGGTCGGACGCACGCCCGGCTCGGTGAACGCGCGGTTCGTGTTCGTCGGCGCCGGCGGTTGGGCGATCAAGCTGCTCCAGCGCTCCGGCATCCCCGAGATCAAGGGCTACGGCGTCTTCCCCATCGGTGGGCAGTGGCTGAAGACGTCCAACCCCGAGCTGGTCTCCCAGCACAAGGCGAAGGTCTACTCCCAGGCGTCCGTCGGTGCCCCGCCGATGTCGGTGCCCCACCTGGACACCCGTGTCGTCGACGGCGAGACTTCGCTGCTGTTCGGCCCCTTCGCCACCTTCAGCCCCAAGTTCCTCAAGCAGGGTCGGATCACCGACATCGTGGCGCAGGTGCGTCCCGGCAACCTGTGGCCGATGCTGAAGGTCGCCATCGACAACCCGGGGCTCATCAAGTACCTCGTGAGCGAGCTACTGAAGGGCCACGCGAAGAAGGTCGACTCGCTCCGCGACTTCATGCCGAGCGCGCGCGACGAGGACTGGGAGCTGCTCCAGGCCGGTCAGCGCGCCCAGGTCATGAAGAAGGACCCGAAGAAGGGCGGCGTGCTGCAGTTCGGCACCGAGGTCGTGAGCTCCGCCGATGGCTCGATCGCCGGCCTCCTCGGCGCGTCGCCCGGGGCTTCGACCGGGGCATCCATCATGCTCGGCCTGCTGAAGACGTGCTTCCCCGACCGTATCGCCGGCTGGGAGCCGACGCTCCATTCGCTCATCCCCACCTACGGTGAGACGCTGAACGGGGATGCCGCCAAATCGTCGCAGGTGCTGCAGCAGACGGCATCCGTATTGCAGATCAACGCCTGA